One genomic region from Streptomyces sp. NBC_00457 encodes:
- a CDS encoding acyl-CoA dehydrogenase family protein, with translation MTAQRDLLYSEEEEALRAAVRDLLTDHCDAAGVITRTESDAPHDLSLWKSLADGMGLAGLLVPEARGGQGATHREVAVVLEELGRAVAPVPYLTSAVVATEALLACDADDLLAELASGRRIGVLAVALNVAPDGAFKAVRQEDGALHGELTGIADASAADVLLVPADDGGLYAVDADAVTVVPQVSLDLTRPVARVELEGARGRRLSDAEPAVRRALRAGAGLLASEQLGLADWALTETVRYLKERKQFNRPVGGFQAIKHRLAQLWLEVVNLRAAARNAADALATGEDAEVAVAVAQAYAAGVAVHAAEEALQLHGGIGMTWEHPVHLYLKRAKADSIAYGTAGGHRAALAELVDLRAP, from the coding sequence ATGACCGCACAGCGTGACCTGCTGTACTCGGAGGAGGAAGAGGCGCTGCGCGCCGCCGTCCGGGACCTGCTCACCGACCACTGCGACGCGGCGGGCGTGATCACCCGCACCGAGTCCGATGCCCCGCACGACCTCTCCCTGTGGAAGTCCCTCGCCGACGGCATGGGCCTCGCGGGCCTGCTCGTCCCCGAGGCGCGGGGCGGCCAGGGCGCCACCCATCGCGAAGTCGCCGTCGTCCTGGAGGAGTTGGGGCGAGCCGTCGCCCCCGTGCCCTATCTGACGAGCGCCGTGGTCGCCACGGAGGCCCTCCTGGCCTGCGACGCCGACGACCTGCTCGCCGAGCTGGCGTCCGGCCGGCGCATCGGCGTCCTCGCTGTCGCCCTGAACGTCGCTCCGGACGGCGCCTTCAAGGCCGTACGACAGGAAGACGGTGCCCTGCACGGCGAGTTGACCGGCATCGCGGACGCGTCGGCCGCGGACGTGCTGCTCGTGCCCGCGGACGACGGTGGGCTGTACGCCGTGGACGCCGATGCCGTGACCGTCGTACCGCAGGTGTCGCTGGACCTGACGCGGCCGGTGGCGCGGGTGGAGCTGGAGGGCGCTCGCGGGCGTCGGCTGAGCGATGCCGAACCCGCCGTACGACGGGCCCTGCGGGCCGGAGCCGGGCTGCTCGCGTCCGAGCAACTCGGGCTCGCCGACTGGGCGTTGACCGAGACGGTCCGGTATCTCAAGGAGCGCAAGCAGTTCAACCGGCCCGTCGGCGGGTTCCAGGCGATCAAGCACCGGCTCGCGCAGCTGTGGCTGGAGGTCGTCAACCTGCGCGCCGCCGCCCGGAACGCGGCGGACGCGCTCGCCACCGGCGAGGACGCCGAGGTGGCGGTCGCCGTCGCGCAGGCCTACGCGGCGGGTGTCGCCGTCCACGCCGCCGAGGAGGCGCTGCAGTTGCACGGCGGTATCGGGATGACCTGGGAGCACCCGGTGCATCTGTATCTGAAGCGGGCCAAGGCGGATTCGATCGCGTACGGCACCGCAGGCGGCCACCGTGCCGCGCTCGCCGAACTGGTCGACCTGCGCGCCCCCTGA
- a CDS encoding phosphatidylinositol-specific phospholipase C/glycerophosphodiester phosphodiesterase family protein, which produces MAHTTRRRVLTLGAALAGAVVAPASQALAGEQKKHHPRPLWRAHAHNDYEHPRPLLDALDHRFGSVEADIWLVGDQLLVAHDQVDLDPARTLESLYLDTLASRVKANRGSVYRGYRGSLQLLIDIKTEGSSTYLELDRHLRRYKGLFTTYAHGRVYPGPVTAVISGDRAARVPMEAQTVRRAFYDGRLADLGTSAPASFVPLISDNWTLNFTWRGVGAFPAAERQKLHTIVQTAHARGQKVRFWATPDIAGPARDALWTELLAADVDYLNTDDLIGLEAFLDAHRSA; this is translated from the coding sequence ATGGCCCACACCACCCGTCGCAGAGTCCTCACCCTCGGCGCCGCCCTCGCGGGCGCGGTCGTGGCGCCCGCCTCACAGGCACTGGCGGGCGAGCAGAAGAAGCATCACCCGCGCCCCCTCTGGCGCGCCCACGCACACAACGACTACGAGCACCCCCGTCCCCTCCTCGACGCCCTCGACCACCGCTTCGGCAGCGTCGAGGCCGACATCTGGCTCGTCGGCGACCAGCTCCTCGTCGCGCACGACCAGGTGGACCTCGACCCGGCGCGCACCCTCGAATCCCTCTACCTGGACACGCTGGCGTCCCGCGTGAAGGCCAACCGCGGTTCCGTCTACCGGGGTTACCGCGGCTCGCTCCAGCTGCTCATCGACATCAAGACCGAGGGCTCCTCGACGTACCTCGAGCTCGACCGGCACCTGCGGCGCTACAAGGGCCTGTTCACCACGTACGCGCACGGCCGGGTGTACCCCGGTCCCGTCACCGCGGTGATCTCCGGCGACCGCGCGGCCCGCGTCCCCATGGAGGCCCAGACCGTACGCCGGGCCTTCTACGACGGCCGGCTCGCCGACCTCGGCACCTCCGCGCCCGCCTCCTTCGTCCCGCTGATCAGCGACAACTGGACGCTCAACTTCACCTGGCGGGGCGTGGGCGCGTTCCCGGCCGCCGAGCGGCAGAAGCTGCACACCATCGTCCAGACCGCGCACGCCCGCGGCCAGAAGGTCCGCTTCTGGGCCACCCCGGACATCGCGGGCCCCGCCCGCGACGCCCTGTGGACGGAACTCCTCGCCGCCGACGTCGACTACCTCAACACCGACGACCTGATCGGCCTGGAAGCCTTCCTGGACGCACACCGGTCGGCCTAG
- a CDS encoding phosphodiester glycosidase family protein, translated as MTRRQKRFGAGRSVLTLLTAFGALAGAALAGAAPAGAVQGGTRIAPGVTYEQFDIQASKGLTRAHVLSVDLRNPKVRLGLLSPGAVAARGTVSRLADAQGAVGGVNGDFFNLTETQHPGVQATGASVGPAIAKGKALSAAVPNGQRFGPAMPPGRSTKDVFGVGDDRRARLDSLSLSGSIGTPDGKLPLGGLNQYALPVGSVGAYTAKWGSVSRVRATCGTDTDRAAPCSADTYEVTVRGGRVVSTADTPGSGTIAKDSTVLVGREAGAQRLRKLSKGERVTVQHKLVPAGSRKPFSFALGGFPVLTDGQPLPGLDNRTAAVRTAVGIADGGRRVILLALDGAAEYRTGLTVAEVADAMRKLGSVDAFNLDGGGSTTLVARVPGATAVSVRNHPSGGVERPVPNGIGVFSAG; from the coding sequence GTGACGCGTCGTCAGAAACGGTTCGGAGCAGGCAGATCGGTCCTCACGCTTCTCACGGCATTCGGCGCGCTGGCCGGTGCGGCCCTGGCGGGGGCGGCACCGGCCGGCGCCGTTCAGGGCGGCACCCGGATCGCGCCGGGTGTCACGTACGAGCAGTTCGACATCCAGGCGTCCAAGGGTCTGACGCGGGCGCATGTGCTCAGCGTCGACCTGCGCAATCCCAAGGTCCGGCTAGGACTGCTGTCTCCGGGGGCGGTGGCCGCCCGCGGGACCGTGTCCCGGCTGGCCGACGCCCAGGGCGCCGTAGGGGGCGTCAACGGCGACTTCTTCAACCTCACCGAGACCCAGCACCCGGGCGTGCAGGCGACCGGCGCGAGCGTGGGACCGGCGATCGCCAAGGGCAAGGCCCTCAGCGCCGCGGTGCCCAACGGCCAGCGCTTCGGTCCCGCGATGCCGCCCGGCAGGAGCACGAAGGACGTGTTCGGGGTCGGCGACGACCGGCGGGCCCGGCTGGACAGCCTCTCCCTGAGCGGGTCGATCGGCACGCCCGACGGCAAGCTGCCGCTCGGCGGGCTCAATCAGTACGCGCTGCCGGTGGGCTCGGTCGGGGCCTACACCGCCAAGTGGGGCAGCGTCTCCCGGGTGCGCGCGACGTGCGGCACGGACACCGACCGGGCCGCGCCGTGCAGTGCCGACACGTACGAGGTGACGGTCCGCGGGGGACGCGTGGTGTCGACCGCCGACACCCCGGGCAGCGGCACCATCGCCAAGGACAGCACCGTGCTGGTCGGCCGGGAGGCGGGCGCGCAGCGGCTGCGGAAGCTGTCCAAGGGGGAGCGCGTCACGGTGCAGCACAAGCTGGTGCCGGCCGGGTCCCGGAAACCGTTCAGCTTCGCCCTGGGCGGCTTCCCGGTCCTGACGGACGGCCAGCCGCTGCCCGGACTGGACAACAGGACCGCGGCGGTGCGCACGGCCGTGGGCATCGCGGACGGCGGGCGGCGGGTGATTCTGCTCGCGCTGGACGGCGCCGCCGAGTACCGCACGGGCCTGACGGTCGCGGAAGTCGCCGACGCCATGCGGAAGTTGGGCTCGGTCGACGCGTTCAACCTGGACGGCGGCGGGTCGACGACGCTGGTCGCCCGCGTTCCGGGAGCGACCGCCGTGTCCGTACGCAACCATCCCTCAGGCGGCGTGGAACGCCCCGTCCCGAACGGCATCGGGGTCTTCTCGGCCGGCTGA
- a CDS encoding DUF779 domain-containing protein — protein sequence MDEEIPRVELTPAAADLLRRLRQAHGPLMFHQSGGCCDGSAPMCYPEGEFRTGGSDVLLAELAVDGVEEPVGFWMSRSQYEVWSHTRLIVDVVEGRGSGFSLEAPEGVRFLIRSRVVGA from the coding sequence ATGGATGAAGAGATCCCGCGTGTCGAGCTCACGCCCGCGGCCGCCGATCTGTTGCGTCGGCTGCGGCAGGCGCACGGTCCGCTGATGTTCCATCAGTCCGGCGGCTGCTGCGACGGCAGCGCGCCCATGTGTTACCCGGAGGGCGAGTTCCGTACCGGCGGCTCGGACGTGCTGCTGGCGGAGCTGGCGGTGGACGGGGTCGAGGAGCCGGTGGGCTTCTGGATGTCGAGGAGTCAGTACGAGGTGTGGAGCCACACCCGGCTGATCGTCGACGTCGTCGAGGGCCGGGGCAGCGGCTTCTCGCTCGAGGCACCCGAGGGGGTGCGTTTTCTGATCCGTTCGCGCGTAGTCGGCGCTTAG